A region of Coccinella septempunctata chromosome 5, icCocSept1.1, whole genome shotgun sequence DNA encodes the following proteins:
- the LOC123314157 gene encoding probable RNA-binding protein EIF1AD — protein sequence MREVYDYSPPAENQQIVKITASKGNNLHEIETADKTRFLVSMPMRYRQYMWVKRGSFVIIQPIHEGVKVKGEIVRVLIPQQIKNFKEDKIWPAAFYDKQELEESDDDNDDDIPMNTNRVQAMIEISSGNDSSEDDPSDSDQSDDDSVGET from the coding sequence ATGAGGGAAGTGTATGACTACTCACCACCTGCCGAAAATCAGCAAATAGTGAAAATAACGGCAAGCAAAGGGAACAATCTACACGAAATAGAGACCGCAGATAAAACCAGATTTCTTGTGTCCATGCCAATGAGATACCGCCAATACATGTGGGTTAAACGTGGTAGTTTCGTCATAATACAACCTATTCACGAAGGTGTTAAAGTCAAAGGTGAAATTGTTAGAGTTTTGATCCCCCAACAAATAAAGAATTTCAAGGAAGACAAAATATGGCCTGCTGCGTTCTATGACAAACAAGAATTGGAGGAGAGTGATGATGATAATGACGATGATATCCCAATGAATACTAACAGAGTACAAGCAATGATCGAAATCTCCAGTGGCAATGATTCTAGTGAAGATGATCCCAGTGACAGTGATCAAAGCGACGATGATAGTGTTGGTGAAACGTAA
- the LOC123314156 gene encoding probable RNA-binding protein EIF1AD, with the protein MPRLVSRATTRKHIMREVYDYSPPAENQQIVKITASKGNNLHEIETADKTRFLVSMPMRYRHYMWVKRGSFVIIQPIHEGVKVKGEIVRVLIPQQIKNFKEDKIWPAAFYDKQELEESDDDNDDDIPMNTNRVQAMIEIYSDSDSSEDDPSDNDQSDDDDSVGET; encoded by the coding sequence atgcCACGACTTGTGTCACGAGCAACTACAAGGAAGCACATCATGAGGGAAGTGTATGACTACTCACCACCTGCCGAAAATCAGCAAATAGTGAAAATAACGGCAAGCAAAGGGAACAATCTACACGAAATAGAGACCGCAGATAAAACCAGATTTCTTGTGTCCATGCCAATGAGATACCGCCACTACATGTGGGTTAAACGTGGTAGTTTTGTCATAATACAACCTATTCACGAAGGTGTTAAGGTCAAAGGTGAAATTGTTAGAGTTTTGATCCCCCAACAAATAAAGAATTTCAAGGAAGACAAAATATGGCCTGCTGCGTTCTATGACAAACAAGAATTGGAGGAGAGTGATGATGATAATGACGATGATATCCCAATGAATACTAACAGAGTACAAGCAATGATCGAAATTTACAGTGACAGTGATTCCAGTGAAGATGATCCTAGTGATAACGATCAGAGTGACGATGATGATAGTGTTGGTGAAACGTAA
- the LOC123313210 gene encoding probable RNA-binding protein EIF1AD: MPRLVSRATTRKHIMREVYDYSPPAENQQIVKITASKGNNLHEIETADKTRFLVSMPMRYRHYMWVKRGSFVIIQPIHEGVKVKGEIVRVLIPQQIKNFKEDKIWPAAFYDKQELEEKDDDNDDDIPMNTNRVQAMIEIYSDSDSSEDDPSDNDQSDDDDTVGET, encoded by the coding sequence atgcCACGACTTGTGTCACGAGCAACTACAAGGAAGCACATCATGAGGGAAGTGTATGACTACTCACCACCTGCCGAAAATCAGCAAATAGTGAAAATAACGGCAAGCAAAGGGAACAATCTACACGAAATAGAGACCGCAGATAAAACCAGATTTCTTGTTTCCATGCCAATGAGATACCGCCACTACATGTGGGTTAAACGTGGTAGTTTCGTCATAATACAACCTATTCACGAAGGTGTTAAGGTCAAAGGTGAAATTGTTAGAGTTTTGATCCCCCAACAAATAAAGAATTTCAAGGAAGACAAAATATGGCCTGCTGCGTTCTATGACAAACAAGAATTGGAGGAGAAAGATGATGATAATGACGATGATATTCCAATGAATACTAACAGAGTACAAGCAATGATCGAAATTTACAGTGACAGTGATTCCAGTGAAGATGATCCTAGTGATAACGATCAGAGTGACGATGATGATACTGTTGGTGAAACGTAA